The following coding sequences lie in one Chelonia mydas isolate rCheMyd1 chromosome 6, rCheMyd1.pri.v2, whole genome shotgun sequence genomic window:
- the LOC122466456 gene encoding zinc finger protein OZF-like translates to MEPSLQRWEAVSVKVEGEEPIATGEAQQGVLALSPCPEAACPLGWALKEEPEFQQGMGDGESLGWDPAQKDLEKAELHQLLSIADVPQVELGEVLSGGPEETVPQADLLRTVSGGSERDVPQLDLCEMFPGGSEGDVPHINLCGIPSRGSAGEVPQVDLHGMPSGGAEEDVPQADLRGSFSGGWEGVDMQPRRDPPGRSQEKPAQHGSLPAPAPEKPYKCSVCDKSFGQSSHLIQHQVSHTGEKPYKCPECGKGFTWSSALAQHRRIHRGERPFVCPDCGKSFSQSSNLSTHQRTHTGEKPFVCPDCGRGFSQNSNLAAHRRTHTGERHYRCYDCGRGFLERAALAEHQQGHAGHRPYTCGQCGKAFGQSTKLAQHQRIHTGERPFRCEECGKGFNDGSYLVKHRRVHTGEKRYRCPVCGKTFSQTSNLITHQTTHTGEKPFRCGDCGRSFIRQAHLAAHRRTHTGERPYQCAQCGRCFSQRSTYAQHRRTHTGERPYRCPDCGRGFSQNSNLAAHRRIHTGERPYQCGQCGRCFVQSSAFTQHQKTHKKGRD, encoded by the exons ATGGAGCCCTCCCTGCAGCGCTGGGAGGCGGTGAGCGTCaaggtggagggagaagagcCCATTGCCACCGGGGaagcccagcagggggtgctggctctgagccCCTGCCCCGAGGCTGCATGCCCACTGGGCTGGGCTCTGAAAGAGGAGCCGGAGTTCCAGCAGGGAATGG GTGATGGTGAAAGCCTGGGATGGGATCCGGCGCAGAAAGATCTGGAGAAGGCTGAACTGCACCAGCTCTTATCGATAGCGGACGTCCCCCAAGTAGAGCTGGGTGAGGTGCTGTCTGGAGGACCTGAAGAAACCGTTCCCCAAGCGGATCTGCTTCGGACGGTCTCTGGAGGGTCTGAAAGAGACGTTCCCCAACTGGATCTGTGTGAGATGTTCCCTGGAGGATCCGAAGGAGATGTTCCCCATATCAACCTGTGTGGGATACCCTCAAGAGGCTCTGCAGGAGAGGTTCCCCAGGTGGATCTGCATGGGATGCCCTCAGGAGGAGCCGAAGAGGACGTTCCCCAAGCGGATCTGCGGGGGTCGTTCtctggagggtgggaaggggtggacatGCAGCCGCGGCGGGACCCTCCAGGGAGGAGCCAGGAGAAGCCAGCCCAGCATGGCAGCCTCCCTGCACCGGCCCCGGAGAAACCTTACAAGTGCTCGGTGTGCGATAAAAGCTTTGGGCAGAGCTCCCACCTCATCCAGCACCAGGTGTCGCACACGGGCGAAAAGCCTTACAAATGTCCCGAGTGCGGCAAAGGCTTCACCtggagctcagccctggcccAGCACCGGCGCATCCACCGCGGCGAGAGACCTTTCGTCTGCCCGGACTGCGGCAagagcttcagccagagctccaacctgagcacccaccagcgcacccacacggGCGAGAAGCCGTTCGTCTGCCCAGACTGCGGGCGCGGCTTCAGCCAGAACTCCAACCTGGCGGCCCACCGGCGCACCCACACCGGCGAACGCCACTACCGCTGCTACGACTGCGGGCGGGGCTTCTTGGAGCGGGCGGCGCTGGCCGAGCACCAGCAGGGCCATGCCGGGCATCGGCCCTACACCTGCGGGCAGTGCGGCAAAGCCTTCGGGCAGAGCACCAAGCTGGCCcagcaccagcgcatccacaccggCGAGCGGCCCTTCCGGTGCGAGGAGTGCGGCAAAGGCTTCAACGATGGCTCCTACCTGGTCAAGCACCGGCGGGTCCACACCGGCGAAAAGCGTTACCGCTGCCCAGTGTGTGGCAAAACCTTCAGCCAGACCTCCAACCTCATCACCCACCAGACCACCCATACCGGTGAAAAGCCCTTCCGGTGTGGGGACTGCGGGCGTAGCTTCATCCGCCAGGCTCACCTGGCTGCCCACCGGCGCACTCACACTGGCGAGCGGCCGTACCAGTGTGCCCAGTGTGGGAGGtgcttctcccagcgctccaccTATGCCCAGCACCGGCGCACCCACACCGGCGAGCGGCCTTACCGCTGCCCCGACTGCGGCCGGGGATTCAGCCAGAACTCCAACCTGGCGGCTCACCGGCGCATCCACACCGGCGAACGGCCCTACCAGTGTGGCCAGTGCGGCCGGTGTTTCGTCCAGAGCTCTGCCTTCACCCAGCACCAGAAGACCCACAAGAAGGGACGGGACTAG